The Candidatus Neomarinimicrobiota bacterium region CTGTCGATGTAGCCGATAACATGAAGAAGTACGGTGGGTTCATTCCCGGTGTTCGCCCCGGGAAGAAGACTTCGGAATTCATCGATAACATCTTGACGAAGGTGACGCTTCCCGGATCCGTCTTTCTGGCGTTGGTGGCGATCTTCCCGTATGTCCTCATGAATGCGATGGATGTGGGGTACAATCTTGCGTCATTTTTTGGCGGCACCAGCCTCCTCATCATTGTGGGAGTGGCTCTTGACACACTGCAGCAGGTCGAATCACACCTCCTCATGCGTCACTATGACGGATTTCTGAAGAAAGGCAAGATACGGGGTCGGAGGAGGTTTTGAGGCACTGATGGTCAACATAAGAAGCAAAGGAGAAATAGACCGAATCGGAAAAAGCGGCCGCGTGGTCTTCGACACGCTCAACCTTCTGGAAAATTACATTGTCCCCGGTTCCACGGGTGAGGAGCTGAATCGACTGGCGGAGGAATACATTCGGTCACAAGGATATGTTCCCGCTTTCAATGGATACATGGGATACCCGGCCACTCTCTGCGTTTCCATAAACGATGCTGTGGTTCACGGGATCCCGGATAGACGGCAATTTCGAGATGGGGACATTGTGAGCATTGACTGTGGTGTGGTGAAGGACGGCTACTATGGGGACAGTGCCCGAACTTTCGCAGTGGGAGAGGTTTCCGAGGAGGTGGAGAAATTGCTGGACGTGACGGAGAAATCGCTGTACAGGGGGATAGAAAAGGCGGTTGTGGGGAACCATGTGTCCGATATCGGACATTCCATTCAGGAATACGTGGAAGAGTTTGGATTTAGTATTGTCCGAGAACTCGTAGGTCACGGCATCGGGACCGAGCTTCATGAAGAACCCCAGATTCCAAATTTCGGTGAGCCCGGACGGGGGACAATCCTGAAAGAAGGTATGTGTCTGGCCATCGAGCCCATGGTGAACCTGGGACTGAAAGAGATCTACACGAAACCTGACGGATGGACCATTTGTACGAAGGACGGGAAACCGTCTGCCCATTTCGAACACACGGTTGTTGTGACAAGCGATGAGGCGAGAATATTGAGCAACGGGACTCTCGATGGATAAGAACAGAGCCATCACCACCACCGGCATCGTCCGGGAAACACTTCCCAACGCAATGTTTCAAGTTGACGTGGAAATTGGGGGCAAACATCATGTCGTGGTGGCCCACGTGGCCGGGAAAGCGAGGCTGCAGACCGTAAAGATGCTGCCCGGTGATCTTGTGACCCTTGAAATCTCACGCTACGATCTTTCAAGGGGAAGAATTATCCAGCGCGACAGGAAAGAGAGATCAAGATAGTGAAAGTGAGAAGTTCCGTCCGAAAGATGTGTGAAAGATGCAAAATCGTCCGCAGAAAGGGAGTGGTTCGGGTCATCTGTGTAAATCTGAAACATAAGCAAAGACAGGGTTAAATATGGCGCGCATTTCAGGAGTCGATCTTCCGAAGGACAAGAAAGTTGAATATGCTTTGTGCAGTATCTTTGGTATCGGTCATACCACCTCCTCGCAGATTCTTGAGGACTCGAAAGTGGATGGTGACATCCGGGTCAAAGACCTGAGTGAGAAACAGATCACGTCCATACGCGAGTTCGTGGGCAAAAGAAAGGTTGAAGGTGAACTCCGGTCAGAAACGACCATGAATATCAAGCGGATCATGGATATAGGATCCTACAGGGGTCTCAGGCACAGGAGGGGTATGCCCGTCAACGGGCAGAGGACGAAAACGAATGCCAGGACACGCAAGGGGAGGCGAAAGACTGTGGGACTAGGCAAGCGATCCGTAGGGAAGAAAGGATAGTCCAGAAAGAATCATGGCAAAGCCGAAACGAAAGAAAAAGAAGAAGAAGGGACAGGTCGCACCGGAAGGAATCGCTCACATCAAGGCAACCTTCAACAATACGATAGTGACTCTCACCGATCTCAACGGAAACGTGATCTCCTGGGCCAGTGCGGGCACTGCAGGATTCAAGGGATCTCGCAAGAGCACACCGTTTGCCTCGCAGAGAGCGGCTCAGAAAGCAGCTCGCGAGGCGATGGATCTCGGTCTGGTGACCGTTGAAGTAAGAGTGAAAGGGCCTGGCTCCGGAAGAGAGCCGGCAATTCGCTCCCTCGGAGTGGAAGGACTCGAGATTACGGCGATCAGGGATGTCACTCCCATTCCTCATAACGGTTGTCGACCTTCCAAGCGAAGACGTGTTTGAGGAGAGATGACAAATGGCCAGGTATAGAGGTCCCAAAGCAAAGATTGCCAGGAAATTCGGTGAAAATATCTTTGGCAATCCCAAAGTTGGAAAAATCCTGGAAAGGAAGAACTATCCCCCGGGTCAGCACGGTCAATCCAGGAGACGGAGGTTGTCCAATTACGCAATCCAGCTGCGGGAGAAGCAGAAGATAAAATATGCTTATGGTCTTCTGGAACGTCAGTTCAGGAAATATTTCGCAAAAGCCGAGCAACTGAAAGGTGAAACGGGGATTAATCTACTGCAACTCCTCGAACGCCGGTTAGACAATATCGTTTATCGTTTGGGTTTCGCGCCTACGCGAATGGCAGCTCGTCAGCTGGTTGGACACAAGCACTTTCTGGTGAATGAAAAACCCGTGAACATTCCTTCTTACCTCGTTTCTGCTGGAGATGAGATCCGGGTAAGGGAGAAGAGTCGCAAGCTGACGGTCATTCATGATTCTGTTAAACAGGTGAGAGGCGACCTGGATCTACCCTGGCTTTCTCTGGACAAGGCGAGCTTGTTGGGTAAGGTCCTCAATGTACCGGATCGGGATCAACTGGATGAAACTTTCAAAGTCCAGCTGGTCGTTGAACTGTACTCAAAGTAATCTGGAAAAGGGAGATAAGCATGTCAAACAATGGCGAGTTCAGTTTTCACATAGACGAAAAATCACTAACGGACACGTACGGAAGATTCATACTTGAGCCTCTGAATCGGGGGTTTGGCATTACTGTAGGGAATGCACTCCGCCGAATTCTTATGACCAGTATTCCAGGCGCCGCGATCATTTCGGTGAGAATCGATGGGATTCTCCATGAGTTTGGGACGGTCGAAGGGGTTGTCGATGACATGGCAGATATTATCCAGAACCTGAAAAAGGTTCGATTCAAACTCAATGATCCGAATCCCGATAGGATTCAGTTAAGTTTCACGGGGGAAGGTGATTTTACGGCGAAGGATATCGATGATGCTTCAGAGCAGTACGAGGTAATGAATCCTGATCTCCACCTCGCGACGCTGAACGGGAACGCCAACTTCACTGTTGAGCTCCAGGTGGGAGTAGGAAAAGGATACGTGGATGCTGACAGTCATCAGAGGATTGATTCACCCATAGGTACCATCTTTATCGATTCCATTTTCAATCCCGTCACAAGAGTGCAGTATGATGTGGAACCGGTCTCGTCAGCCAAGGACAATCTGGAGAGACTGTTGGTTGAAGTCCATGTTGACGGCACGACCTCTCCTGACGATGCGGTGAATTATGCGGCCAGTGTACTGATCGATCTTTTCAGGCAGTTTTTGATTTCCGGGGCAAAGCCCGTACTGAAGGTGACCGAAGAGATCGACGAGGAGGATCTCCGCGTCCGAGATCTCCTCAATCGGACGATTGACGAGATGGAGTTGTCCGTTAGAAGTCACAATTGCCTTCAAGCCGCTGGGATTGAGCGAATCTCTGACTTGGTTTCCAAGGAAGAAACCGAAATGCTGCAGTACAAGAACTTCGGCCGCAAATCCCTTTCTGAGCTTGTGGAGAAGCTGGGAGAAATGGGCCTCTCCTTCGGAATAGACGTGGACAAGTACCTGATGCCCGAGAGTTGAGAGTCGTACAGTGAGGCATTATAAGCGCGGAAGGAAACTGGGTCGGCGGACAGGTCACCGGAAAGCAATGCTATCGGGCCTTGCGACCGCACTGATTGAACACAAACGCATCAGAACTACGGATGCTAAGGCGAAGGAAACACGCAAGTTTATTGAGCCATTGATCACCCGGGCGAGAAGAGGCACATTGCACGATCGACGCCAGATTCTCCGGAAACTGCATCGTCCGGAAGTCGTGAAGACGCTTGTCGACGAAATCGCTCCCAACTACCAGGACCGGCCAGGCGGATATACTCGCATCGTGAAGCTCGGATTTCGTGATAACGACAATGCTCCTGTCTCGCTGCTGGAATTCGTCGATCTTATCGATCTGGAAGACACCTCATCGAAACGGGAGTCGAAAGCGAAGAAGAAAACGAAAAAGGGCACCAAGAAAGCCGAATCTTCTCAAGAGGAGAATTCCCGCCAGGAATCTGACTAAGCTGAAGGTTTGATCATTAAATGATTCATCATGTAAAGGCAACTCTCAGGGTTGCCTTTTTTGTTATCCCTGTTTTCCTTTCGTGCCTCTTGGCTGAGGGAAATCCTGCCCTACCTTTCAGGGCACTCTGGATGGTTCGAACGTCGATGACCTCGCGTGTGGAGATCGACAGGGCGATCCGATTTGCCGCGAGATATGGCTTCAACCATCTTTTTGTGCAGGTAAGGGGGCGGGATGATGCGTTCTATGATAGCCGACTGGTCCCGAGAACTGACGCTATCAGCGATGACGGTCTGGACCCGCTCAAGTACGCCATTCTCAAGGGCCATGAGATGGGACTGAAGGTTCATGCGTGGATGAACGTGTACCTGGTCTGGTCTTCCAATGCAAATCCGGAAAACCGGAGCCATATCCTTCGTCGATATCCCGATTGGGAGGATGAGAGGTTGAACGGAAGAAGCACGTCGGCTCCGGGAAATTCTACTCACCGTTTTCTTTCCCCTCTTCATCCTGGGGTCAACCAATACCTTCTGATGGTTTTCAAAGAAGTTCTCACCCAGTACGATGTCGACGGGCTTCATCTGGACTATATAAGATACGGGGACTCTGATTATGGCTATAACGGGATGGGGAGAGCCGGTTTTGAACGAGAATATGGTATTGATCCCCTCGTACTTAGCCGGGGTGCTGAAGCAGAATCGGCAGACGCGGGGAAGGACGAGAGACGGTTTCTATGGGAACAGTGGAATCGATACCGGCGGGACTCCGTGACCGAACTTGTCAGACGGTGCAATTCACTAATCCTGGATGTGAATCCCGTCTGCATCCTGTCGGCGGCCGTAAAACCCGAACCCGCTGTGGCGAAGTCCCGGTTTTTCCAGGAGTGGGATAGGTGGCTGGCCGAGGGTCTTGTGGATTTCGTGGTCCCCATGAATTACACGCCAAACCTGACGGAATTTGCGCGAAATATCGACAGGATACATGAGTCGATTCCAACCAGGTATTGGCCTGGAATCATTATGGGGATTGCCATATATAACCAGAACGCTCTCGATGCCAGAGACAAGATAAGATATGCCAGGATCGTGGGATTCCCCGGGATTTCACTCTTTTCATACGATTCTCGCAAGAACGATCCAGAATTCTTTTTGCCGATTGCGGAAGAAATTCGAAGGTGAGGTGACCCATGAGCAAAACTCGGACCGTCAGATCTCCCACGGGCGGTACCCTCCACTGCAAAGGTTGGCAGCAGGAGGCTGCCTTCCGGATGATTCAGAACAACCTGGATCCCGACGTAGCGGAGAAACCCGAAGAACTTATCGTGTATGGGGGCACAGGAAAGGCCGCACGGAATTGGGACTGTTTTGATGCGATCATAAGATCATTAAAATCGCTCGGAGACAACGAAACTCTGCTTATTCAGTCGGGGAAACCTGTTGGGATTTTCCGCACGCATCACTACGCCCCCCGTGTGCTTATGGGGAACTCACTCCTGGTGCCAAAATGGGCCACATGGGACCACTTTCGGGAGTTGGACAGGCGTGGATTGATGATGTATGGTCAGATGACCGCGGGAAGCTGGATCTACATTGGTACACAGGGCATTCTGCAAGGCACATACGAAACGTTCGCCTCGGCCGCCAGGCAGCATTTCAACGGTAATCTCAGAGGCCGGTTGATTCTCACCGCCGGTCTCGGGGGAATGGGAGGAGCTCAACCTCTTGCTGGGACGATGAATGAAGCAGTGATCATAGCCGTTGAGGTGGATCGGGAGAGAATTCAGCGGCGGCTTGATACGGGATATGTCGATACCATGGCGGAATCCCTGGACGACGCACTGAAGATCGCCCGGGATGCCCAATCCAGAAAAGAGACGAGGTCCATCGGACTCCTGGGGAATGCCGCCGACGTCGTTCCTGAATTCGTCAGGCGAGGGATTGTCCCGGACATGGCTACGGACCAGACCTCCGCCCATGATGAGTTGAATGGATATGTACCAAATGGAATTCCCTACGAACAGGCATTGTCCCTCAGAAAATCCGACCCTGGCCAATACACTGACCTTGCCCTTCGAGCCATGGCTGTTCATTGTCGTGCCATGGTTGATCTCCGGAAAATGGGCTCCACCGTTTTCGACTACGGAAACAACCTTCGAGGACAGGCCCTCAGAGCAGGTGTGGAAAATGCGTTCGACTATCCCGGCTTTATTCCGGCTTACATCCGCCCACTGTTCTGTGAGGGAAAGGGTCCGTTCAGGTGGGTAGCCCTTTCAGGAGATCCGGAGGATATTCGAAGGACGGACGAGAAGGTTCTTGAACTTTTTCCACACGATAAATCATTGTGCCGATGGATTGAGATGGTTCAGGACAAGGTGCACTATCAGGGCCTTCCTGCAAGAATTTGTTGGCTGGGGTATGGCGACAGGTCGAAATTCGGACTTGCGATCAACGAACTTGTTGCAAAGGGTGAGATCTCGGCTCCCGTCGTTATCGGACGT contains the following coding sequences:
- a CDS encoding family 10 glycosylhydrolase, with product MIHHVKATLRVAFFVIPVFLSCLLAEGNPALPFRALWMVRTSMTSRVEIDRAIRFAARYGFNHLFVQVRGRDDAFYDSRLVPRTDAISDDGLDPLKYAILKGHEMGLKVHAWMNVYLVWSSNANPENRSHILRRYPDWEDERLNGRSTSAPGNSTHRFLSPLHPGVNQYLLMVFKEVLTQYDVDGLHLDYIRYGDSDYGYNGMGRAGFEREYGIDPLVLSRGAEAESADAGKDERRFLWEQWNRYRRDSVTELVRRCNSLILDVNPVCILSAAVKPEPAVAKSRFFQEWDRWLAEGLVDFVVPMNYTPNLTEFARNIDRIHESIPTRYWPGIIMGIAIYNQNALDARDKIRYARIVGFPGISLFSYDSRKNDPEFFLPIAEEIRR
- the rpsD gene encoding 30S ribosomal protein S4 — translated: MARYRGPKAKIARKFGENIFGNPKVGKILERKNYPPGQHGQSRRRRLSNYAIQLREKQKIKYAYGLLERQFRKYFAKAEQLKGETGINLLQLLERRLDNIVYRLGFAPTRMAARQLVGHKHFLVNEKPVNIPSYLVSAGDEIRVREKSRKLTVIHDSVKQVRGDLDLPWLSLDKASLLGKVLNVPDRDQLDETFKVQLVVELYSK
- a CDS encoding DNA-directed RNA polymerase subunit alpha; translated protein: MSNNGEFSFHIDEKSLTDTYGRFILEPLNRGFGITVGNALRRILMTSIPGAAIISVRIDGILHEFGTVEGVVDDMADIIQNLKKVRFKLNDPNPDRIQLSFTGEGDFTAKDIDDASEQYEVMNPDLHLATLNGNANFTVELQVGVGKGYVDADSHQRIDSPIGTIFIDSIFNPVTRVQYDVEPVSSAKDNLERLLVEVHVDGTTSPDDAVNYAASVLIDLFRQFLISGAKPVLKVTEEIDEEDLRVRDLLNRTIDEMELSVRSHNCLQAAGIERISDLVSKEETEMLQYKNFGRKSLSELVEKLGEMGLSFGIDVDKYLMPES
- the rpsM gene encoding 30S ribosomal protein S13 is translated as MARISGVDLPKDKKVEYALCSIFGIGHTTSSQILEDSKVDGDIRVKDLSEKQITSIREFVGKRKVEGELRSETTMNIKRIMDIGSYRGLRHRRGMPVNGQRTKTNARTRKGRRKTVGLGKRSVGKKG
- the map gene encoding type I methionyl aminopeptidase, which encodes MVNIRSKGEIDRIGKSGRVVFDTLNLLENYIVPGSTGEELNRLAEEYIRSQGYVPAFNGYMGYPATLCVSINDAVVHGIPDRRQFRDGDIVSIDCGVVKDGYYGDSARTFAVGEVSEEVEKLLDVTEKSLYRGIEKAVVGNHVSDIGHSIQEYVEEFGFSIVRELVGHGIGTELHEEPQIPNFGEPGRGTILKEGMCLAIEPMVNLGLKEIYTKPDGWTICTKDGKPSAHFEHTVVVTSDEARILSNGTLDG
- the rpsK gene encoding 30S ribosomal protein S11, yielding MAKPKRKKKKKKGQVAPEGIAHIKATFNNTIVTLTDLNGNVISWASAGTAGFKGSRKSTPFASQRAAQKAAREAMDLGLVTVEVRVKGPGSGREPAIRSLGVEGLEITAIRDVTPIPHNGCRPSKRRRV
- the rplQ gene encoding 50S ribosomal protein L17 — translated: MRHYKRGRKLGRRTGHRKAMLSGLATALIEHKRIRTTDAKAKETRKFIEPLITRARRGTLHDRRQILRKLHRPEVVKTLVDEIAPNYQDRPGGYTRIVKLGFRDNDNAPVSLLEFVDLIDLEDTSSKRESKAKKKTKKGTKKAESSQEENSRQESD
- the infA gene encoding translation initiation factor IF-1 — its product is MDKNRAITTTGIVRETLPNAMFQVDVEIGGKHHVVVAHVAGKARLQTVKMLPGDLVTLEISRYDLSRGRIIQRDRKERSR
- the rpmJ gene encoding 50S ribosomal protein L36, which gives rise to MKVRSSVRKMCERCKIVRRKGVVRVICVNLKHKQRQG
- the hutU gene encoding urocanate hydratase, whose amino-acid sequence is MSKTRTVRSPTGGTLHCKGWQQEAAFRMIQNNLDPDVAEKPEELIVYGGTGKAARNWDCFDAIIRSLKSLGDNETLLIQSGKPVGIFRTHHYAPRVLMGNSLLVPKWATWDHFRELDRRGLMMYGQMTAGSWIYIGTQGILQGTYETFASAARQHFNGNLRGRLILTAGLGGMGGAQPLAGTMNEAVIIAVEVDRERIQRRLDTGYVDTMAESLDDALKIARDAQSRKETRSIGLLGNAADVVPEFVRRGIVPDMATDQTSAHDELNGYVPNGIPYEQALSLRKSDPGQYTDLALRAMAVHCRAMVDLRKMGSTVFDYGNNLRGQALRAGVENAFDYPGFIPAYIRPLFCEGKGPFRWVALSGDPEDIRRTDEKVLELFPHDKSLCRWIEMVQDKVHYQGLPARICWLGYGDRSKFGLAINELVAKGEISAPVVIGRDHLDTGSVASPYRETEGMKDGSDAVADWPILNALLNTASGASWVSVHHGGGVGMGLAIHAGQVIVADGTREMAERLERVLENDPGIGIARHADAGYERARENARKWGIDLPMDHPGPRAPVSRQLSG